The following nucleotide sequence is from Microbacterium arborescens.
TTCCGTTACTTCGCCACGAAGGAGGCCGCCGTCTTCGCCAGCGCCGACGATTCGGCGCGCGTCGTCGGCGACGCCATCGACGCCGTGCGAGCGGGAGCCTCGGTCGTCGAGGGCATCGAACGCAGCTGGCTGAAACTCCTCGATCGTTTCGACGCCCATCCCGATGAGCACGTCCGCGCCCTGCGCATCCGCCGCCTCGTCGGAGCGGAACCCTCGCTTCTGGCGGTGGCGCTGCGCAACGAGGCGGAAGAAGTCGAGCAGCTCACCGACGCAGCCGTCGACGCGGCGGGCGCGGATGCCGATGTGCTCGCCGCTCGCGCCGCCGTGTCGACCATGGCGCTCGTCCTCCGGCTCACGATCGACGAGTGGGTTCGCCGTGCCGAGCTCAGCGAGCGCGCGAGTGTGCGCCAGATCTACCTCGAGATGCGGCGAGGCGTCGCGACGGTGGCCCGCGACCTCGAGACCGACCCGCCCCACCACGACTGACCGGCGCCCGGCTGCCCCGGCCTCTGGCCGAGGTCCCACTTCGGCCGGCTATGCCGTCGGGGAACCCGGCCCAACTGGGACCTCGCGGGGACCTCGCGGGGCCTCACCGTAGCGGGCTCGGGCCTCAGCTGCGCACGCGCTGAGGCGGGACCGCGCCGCGGGCGCGTCTCCGTTGCGAGCGCGCACCGCGGCGCGGGGTCGCCGGTCGCGCGGCACCGGCGACGGCCGCAGCCGCCGCCTCAAGCGACTCGTGGGTGCCGAGGTCGGCGCCGTGGCCGCTCTCGGCGTCGAATGTCGTCGGCACCGGACCGGTGGTCACGAAGCCGGCGTACTGGCCGTCGAGGGTCGCGACGAAGAAGTCGGCATCAGCCTGTCGCCAGACGAGCGAAGGCGCGGAAGTAGAGAGTGTAGAAAGCACGATGTCCTGAGAAGAAGCGCGCACAGCACGGTGCGCAGGGAAAGATGAGGGCTGGATGAACCAGTGATCGCGTCAGACGATCTGCTCGACAGTGAGCCAGACGAACGACACACGAGCCCCGAAGGGACGTCCCAACGCTAGCATGCCCCCGACGGGCGAGGGCCGGACGAGGTCATTCTCGCCAGTGGTCGATCATGTCGCGGAGTCGGACGGTCGCCGCGGCGACGAAGCCCGGGTGTGCCCGATACCACTCGGCGTGCGCCTCCGCGACGAGCGAGGGTTCGACCTCGACGCCGTCCACGATCCACGAGCGCCGCGGTGATTCGGGGAGCCCCCAGGCATCGACCACCCAGTCCTCGAGGGGCGCCCGGACCGCGTTCAGCAGCGGCCGCCCCGGATCCGTCGGCTCGCCCGGTAAACCGAGGGCCGCGAGCACGCGCTCGGCGAGGGGCAGCCACACGCCGTTGCCGGGGTGGTTGACGGTGCGCATCAGTTCGGCCGATGACGGCCGCAACAGATCCGATGCGGCCACATCGATCGACGCCTCGCGCCGACGCAGCTCGGCCAGCGAGTCGCTCTCGATCCGCCGCACCGTGCGGCGATCGAGTCCCGACACCGTCGGGAGCCCCGCGGCCGCGGCGAGCGTGCGGATGTCGTGGTAGGCCACGATCGGCGGCACCTCGTCGATCCCGTCGACGTGCAACGCCGCCTGGAACGGATGCAGCCCCGCGTAGCGCACGACCGGGAAGGTGACGAGGCGCGCGGATGAGGAGAGCGATGCGGCCAGCTGGCGGGTGCCGAGACGCAGGCCGTGGTAGTCGTCGCGCACGGGCTGCGCGACGAGGAACGATGCCCGCGGAAGCAGCTCGTGCAGCCGCTCGACGTCTGCGGCATCCATCTCATGGACGGGAGGCACCCGGAGCGTTGGACGGTCGGCGGCGTCGAGGACGATCCGCATCGACTCCGCCTGGCAATTGCCGACGACGAGCCCGAAGCCCTCGGGGAGGTCTGCACCTCGGAACGGGACAGGGGTGTGAGGCATCCCACCACTGTGTCCGTTCGCGCCGCGAGACGACGCCGTTTGCCGTCAGGCCCGGGAATGCGCTACGGCAGACCTCGCCCGATGCCGTCGCACGCCGTCGCGGTTGGCGCACCTCACCGAGCAGTAGCGCTGCCGGCCGTTGCGGGTGACGTCGACCACGACGTTGCGGCACGGATCGCCGGGGGCGCGTCCGGCCGCGCAGCGCGACAGACGCCCCATCCCCCGCGTCGTCACGTGGAGCGCCGTACCGACGGCGACGACCGCTCCCAGCACCTGTGGCAGACGTTGATCGTCGTCGCGGTAGTGCAGGTGCCACGCGCCGTCGTGGTCGGTCAAGCGAGGGTACGCGGTCGCCTCCGCCATGAGCCGGTTCAGCAGCGTGGCACGGAGCGCCGGCGTCTCGGCGTCGACGACCTCGAGCCAGGAGTCGATGACCGCCCGGGTCGACGCGAGGTCGGATGGAGCCGCCGGAGCGTAGATCGCGGTCATCCCGAACTCGTAGGTGCGCGCGACGATGCCGTCGCGATCGCGCGGCCAATCGTTCGCGAGCGAGGCGGCGAGGAGAACCGCATACTCCCCGTAAGGGTTGAGTTGCATAACGGCATTACATCACGATCGAGTCATGACCCCGTCGCCATCCGCATCGCCATCCGAATCGCCCACCGCACAGCTCCCTGCTCGCATCCACGAGCACGGCTGGACGACCGAGTCGGCGCACCGGACGTCGGACGGGATCGTGCGCTACGTGCGGTGCGACGGATGCGGGACGCGACGGGTCGACCTGCAGACGGCGGGATCGCACGCGCCGGTCGCGCAGAGCGCAGAAATCCGTCAGCCGATTTCACCCGGATGAGTGAGACGCCACCACTC
It contains:
- a CDS encoding TetR family transcriptional regulator; this encodes MHRDSDQDTPVIEDHPAGLRERRRQETQRELSDAALDLFEQHGVHGTTVDDIARRAGTSQRTFFRYFATKEAAVFASADDSARVVGDAIDAVRAGASVVEGIERSWLKLLDRFDAHPDEHVRALRIRRLVGAEPSLLAVALRNEAEEVEQLTDAAVDAAGADADVLAARAAVSTMALVLRLTIDEWVRRAELSERASVRQIYLEMRRGVATVARDLETDPPHHD
- a CDS encoding WcbI family polysaccharide biosynthesis putative acetyltransferase; protein product: MPHTPVPFRGADLPEGFGLVVGNCQAESMRIVLDAADRPTLRVPPVHEMDAADVERLHELLPRASFLVAQPVRDDYHGLRLGTRQLAASLSSSARLVTFPVVRYAGLHPFQAALHVDGIDEVPPIVAYHDIRTLAAAAGLPTVSGLDRRTVRRIESDSLAELRRREASIDVAASDLLRPSSAELMRTVNHPGNGVWLPLAERVLAALGLPGEPTDPGRPLLNAVRAPLEDWVVDAWGLPESPRRSWIVDGVEVEPSLVAEAHAEWYRAHPGFVAAATVRLRDMIDHWRE
- a CDS encoding CGNR zinc finger domain-containing protein produces the protein MQLNPYGEYAVLLAASLANDWPRDRDGIVARTYEFGMTAIYAPAAPSDLASTRAVIDSWLEVVDAETPALRATLLNRLMAEATAYPRLTDHDGAWHLHYRDDDQRLPQVLGAVVAVGTALHVTTRGMGRLSRCAAGRAPGDPCRNVVVDVTRNGRQRYCSVRCANRDGVRRHRARSAVAHSRA